A window from Streptomyces sp. NBC_00271 encodes these proteins:
- a CDS encoding Lrp/AsnC family transcriptional regulator: MERMEREEAEPMPSRALDALDLRLLQCLQIDGRAPLTRIAEVLGVSDQTVARRLRRLRTTARLRVLGVIDESRLGRTNWIVRLRCTPDVAELLAGALARRPDTSYVSLISGGTEVMCAMKPRSRQARDELLFDRLQRTPRVVSVSAHCVLHSFYGGQLDWLNKANGLAPDQQAALRPPPVEPVTDPLTLEAADEALLAVLVRDGRATLTELQAATGQSESVVKRRLERMRATGVLYFDVQFDQEPLGHEVEAMLWLTVAPAALADVGRALAAHPEVRFAAAITGQAGIVASTVYRNSGELYTYLSEKIGALDGVQAVETALTLRLVKQLAYDPGR, from the coding sequence ATGGAGCGAATGGAGCGAGAGGAGGCCGAGCCGATGCCGTCCCGCGCGCTCGACGCACTCGACCTGAGACTGCTCCAGTGCCTCCAGATCGACGGACGGGCGCCGCTCACCCGGATCGCGGAGGTGCTCGGGGTCTCCGACCAGACCGTCGCCCGGCGCCTGCGGCGGTTGCGCACCACGGCACGGCTGCGGGTGCTCGGCGTGATCGACGAGAGCCGGCTCGGCCGCACCAACTGGATCGTCCGGCTGCGCTGCACCCCGGACGTGGCCGAACTGTTGGCGGGCGCGCTCGCCCGGCGCCCCGACACCTCGTACGTCTCGCTGATCTCCGGCGGCACCGAGGTGATGTGCGCGATGAAGCCGCGCAGCCGGCAGGCCCGGGACGAACTGCTCTTCGACCGGTTGCAGCGCACCCCCCGTGTCGTCTCCGTCAGCGCCCACTGCGTACTGCACTCGTTCTACGGCGGACAGCTGGACTGGCTCAACAAGGCCAACGGGCTCGCCCCCGACCAGCAGGCGGCCCTGCGCCCACCGCCGGTCGAGCCGGTCACCGACCCCCTCACGCTGGAGGCGGCCGACGAGGCGCTGCTGGCCGTGCTCGTCCGGGACGGGCGTGCCACGCTCACCGAACTCCAGGCGGCCACCGGCCAGTCGGAGTCCGTGGTCAAGCGGCGTCTGGAGCGCATGCGGGCCACCGGGGTGCTGTACTTCGACGTCCAGTTCGACCAGGAACCGCTCGGCCACGAGGTGGAGGCCATGCTGTGGCTCACCGTGGCCCCGGCCGCCCTCGCCGACGTCGGACGGGCACTCGCCGCGCATCCCGAGGTGCGTTTCGCCGCGGCGATCACCGGTCAGGCCGGCATCGTCGCCTCGACCGTCTACCGCAACAGCGGGGAGCTGTACACGTATCTGAGCGAGAAGATCGGCGCCCTCGACGGCGTCCAGGCCGTCGAAACCGCCCTGACCCTGCGCCTGGTCAAGCAACTCGCCTACGACCCGGGCCGCTGA